A genomic segment from Streptosporangium roseum DSM 43021 encodes:
- a CDS encoding DUF4132 domain-containing protein: MAILDELPSDRRAWLDCLDETTFDVFERLDAVFDPAERVPWNVKLADTPMGRLAKESGGAEWRALGLWGQLRLHISVGKGDYHRALTSVFTPVLRRAPRWTPAEIELLWRVAVTPTPLGRDQQPADLYRLPLAATRRLPVAEREPYVEFLRQVKDHLAQRPWGATDSVKRVIDNLLADHAGDPAVAAQDLINELDPFATLLREEYAARFGTPEVLPLLRHWTTATNPRPNAAWLDQAAALLTPDAVTLVKDVLGRIPGYRERVEPHPYRPVVTYFHEHTAVLVRGMVWTCELVGEPWVTALLGDVAVATGTGVGGSGPDSRNERTTNAALGVLARRGGLEAVTQLARVQAKVRRKSILALVARTLDGVAEQTGLSPEQLLDRTVPSFGLGPDGTRTEHGLRLSADGVIAFVDEGGKVRKTIPKAVRSAHGELLAELRATAKELRKTLPAERFRVERALAGERIWCWRDICAHYLDHPVTGRYGKALIWEIPQGPAGLPVRAAGGWELADPQGRSIRPLPDTPVKLWHPISAAVDEVRAWRDHVLAIGLRQPFKQAFREVYLLTPAEESAGDRSRRFAGHVLRYGQAKALLTERGWTGLSLGHWWAEGGYNQAEAVKELPGLTARWDFHLDEESGERDAYGTASLCVSGDIRFTDEHGRRVSPAEVPPRVLSEALRDADLAVGVTSTGLDPEGQDDYWHSYNLGDLTGTAQVRRDALTRLVPRLAIADRLELTDRFLRVRGDLRTYRIHLGSGNILMEPNDAYLCIVPRGATDHVFLPFEEDGGMLSAIVSKAFLLVADTTITDPSIAHQLR, encoded by the coding sequence GTGGCGATCCTGGACGAGCTGCCCTCGGACCGGCGGGCCTGGCTCGACTGCCTGGACGAGACGACGTTCGACGTCTTCGAACGGCTGGACGCGGTCTTCGACCCGGCGGAGCGCGTGCCGTGGAACGTGAAGCTCGCCGACACACCGATGGGGAGGCTGGCGAAGGAGTCCGGCGGCGCCGAGTGGCGCGCCCTGGGGCTGTGGGGCCAGCTCCGCCTGCACATCAGCGTGGGGAAGGGCGATTACCACCGGGCGTTGACCAGTGTCTTCACCCCGGTGCTCCGGCGCGCCCCCCGGTGGACCCCGGCGGAGATCGAGCTGCTGTGGCGCGTCGCCGTCACCCCCACCCCGCTGGGCAGGGACCAGCAGCCGGCGGACCTCTACAGGCTGCCTCTCGCCGCGACCAGACGGCTGCCGGTCGCCGAACGCGAGCCCTACGTGGAGTTCCTACGGCAGGTCAAGGACCATCTGGCCCAGCGGCCATGGGGGGCGACCGACTCGGTCAAACGCGTCATCGACAACCTGCTGGCCGACCACGCGGGCGATCCCGCGGTCGCCGCCCAAGACCTCATCAACGAGCTGGACCCGTTCGCCACGCTCCTGCGCGAGGAGTACGCCGCCCGGTTCGGCACTCCCGAGGTGCTGCCGCTGCTGCGCCACTGGACCACGGCCACGAATCCCCGGCCCAACGCCGCCTGGCTCGACCAGGCCGCGGCGCTGCTCACACCCGACGCTGTCACCCTGGTCAAGGATGTGCTTGGCCGCATCCCCGGTTACCGCGAGCGCGTCGAGCCGCATCCTTACCGGCCCGTCGTCACCTACTTCCACGAGCACACCGCGGTCCTGGTGCGCGGCATGGTGTGGACGTGCGAGCTGGTCGGCGAGCCGTGGGTGACGGCGCTGCTCGGCGACGTGGCCGTCGCGACCGGCACCGGTGTCGGCGGCTCGGGCCCCGACTCGCGCAACGAGCGGACGACCAACGCCGCCCTCGGCGTACTGGCTCGGCGCGGCGGCCTGGAAGCGGTCACCCAGCTCGCCCGGGTGCAGGCCAAGGTCCGCAGGAAGAGCATCCTCGCGCTCGTGGCCAGGACCCTGGACGGGGTGGCCGAGCAGACCGGCCTGTCGCCCGAGCAACTCCTGGATCGGACCGTCCCGTCCTTCGGCCTCGGACCCGACGGCACCCGCACCGAGCACGGCCTGCGCCTGTCCGCCGACGGCGTGATCGCCTTCGTCGACGAGGGCGGCAAGGTCCGCAAGACGATCCCCAAGGCCGTGCGCTCCGCCCACGGCGAGCTGCTGGCCGAGCTCAGGGCCACCGCCAAGGAGCTGAGGAAGACGCTCCCCGCCGAGCGCTTCCGGGTCGAACGCGCCCTGGCCGGCGAGCGGATCTGGTGCTGGCGCGACATCTGTGCCCACTACCTCGACCACCCGGTGACCGGCAGGTACGGCAAGGCGCTGATCTGGGAGATCCCGCAGGGCCCCGCCGGCCTCCCCGTCCGGGCCGCCGGCGGCTGGGAGCTGGCGGACCCGCAGGGGCGGAGCATCCGGCCCCTTCCGGACACCCCGGTGAAGCTGTGGCACCCCATCTCCGCCGCCGTGGACGAGGTGCGCGCCTGGCGCGACCACGTCCTCGCGATCGGCCTGCGGCAGCCGTTCAAGCAGGCTTTCCGCGAGGTCTACCTGCTCACGCCCGCCGAGGAGAGCGCCGGCGACCGCTCGCGGCGCTTCGCCGGCCACGTCCTCAGATACGGCCAAGCCAAGGCGCTGCTCACCGAACGCGGCTGGACCGGCCTGTCGCTGGGCCACTGGTGGGCGGAGGGCGGCTACAACCAGGCCGAGGCCGTCAAGGAGCTGCCGGGGCTGACCGCCCGCTGGGACTTCCACCTGGACGAGGAATCCGGCGAGCGCGACGCGTACGGCACCGCCTCGCTCTGCGTCAGCGGGGACATCCGTTTCACCGACGAGCACGGGCGCCGGGTCTCGCCGGCAGAGGTGCCGCCGCGAGTGCTGTCGGAGGCGCTGCGCGACGCCGACCTGGCCGTCGGCGTCACCTCCACCGGCCTTGACCCCGAAGGCCAGGACGACTACTGGCACTCCTACAACCTTGGCGACCTCACCGGAACCGCTCAGGTCCGCCGCGACGCCCTGACCAGGCTGGTACCCCGTTTGGCCATCGCCGACCGGCTCGAACTCACCGACCGTTTTCTCCGCGTCCGGGGCGACCTTCGCACCTACAGGATCCACCTCGGCTCCGGCAACATCCTGATGGAACCCAATGACGCCTACCTGTGCATCGTCCCCCGCGGCGCCACCGACCACGTCTTCCTGCCGTTCGAGGAAGACGGCGGCATGCTGTCGGCCATCGTGTCCAAGGCGTTCCTGCTGGTCGCAGACACCACCATCACCGACCCGTCCATCGCTCACCAGCTCCGCTGA
- a CDS encoding GMC family oxidoreductase, with protein sequence MEYDYVIVGAGSAGCVLANRLSADSATTVALIEAGGSDDRLEVRMPAGFAKLFKTDRDWAFTTAKQPELSGRELYWPRGRMLGGSSSMNAQMWVRGHRADYDGWDVPGWSYEEVLPYFHRAERRAGSNLGGVYGTAGPIHISELRSPNPATAVFLRACEELGLTRLDELNGPSNEGCCQTPVTQNRGRRWSSADAYLRPAAKRPNLTVLTSSHVRRVLIEDGRATGVEYGDGTVVRARREVILSAGAIGSPHLLMLSGVGAADELRAEGVEPVHELPQVGRNLQDHLASGVILHCPRRVTLAGAESVANLLRFLVGRNGMLTSNVGEAVAFIRTSPGEPAPDIELIFAPGPFIDHGLTPPPGHGLTIASILLQPESRGRVSLNGRDVVIDPAYLTAEADVRRQVAGLRMARELFATEALRPFAGPPMNPYWGAETDEELDRWIRERSETLYHPVGTCRMGEDAEAVVDPALRVRGIGGLRVVDASVMPVINRGHTHAPTVMIAEKAADLITRAG encoded by the coding sequence ATGGAGTACGACTATGTGATCGTAGGCGCCGGCTCGGCGGGATGCGTGCTGGCCAACCGGCTCTCGGCGGACTCCGCCACGACCGTGGCGCTGATCGAGGCGGGAGGCTCCGACGACAGGCTGGAGGTCCGGATGCCCGCCGGCTTCGCCAAGCTCTTCAAGACGGACCGCGACTGGGCCTTCACCACCGCCAAGCAGCCCGAGCTGTCCGGCCGGGAGCTGTACTGGCCGCGCGGCCGGATGCTCGGCGGCTCCTCCTCGATGAACGCCCAGATGTGGGTGCGCGGGCACCGGGCCGACTACGACGGCTGGGACGTGCCCGGCTGGTCCTACGAGGAGGTCCTGCCGTACTTCCACAGGGCCGAGCGGCGCGCCGGCTCCAACCTCGGCGGCGTGTACGGCACGGCGGGCCCGATCCACATCTCCGAGCTGCGCAGCCCCAACCCCGCCACCGCGGTGTTCCTGCGGGCCTGCGAGGAGCTCGGGCTCACCCGGCTGGACGAGCTCAACGGCCCGTCCAACGAGGGCTGCTGCCAGACCCCGGTCACCCAGAACCGGGGCCGCCGCTGGAGCTCCGCCGACGCCTATCTCAGACCCGCCGCCAAGCGGCCCAACCTCACCGTGCTGACCTCCTCGCACGTGCGCAGGGTCCTGATCGAGGACGGGCGCGCGACGGGCGTGGAGTACGGCGACGGCACGGTGGTGCGGGCGCGCAGGGAGGTCATCCTGTCGGCCGGGGCGATCGGTTCCCCGCACCTGCTGATGCTGTCGGGCGTCGGCGCGGCCGACGAACTGCGGGCGGAGGGCGTCGAGCCGGTCCACGAGCTGCCCCAGGTCGGCAGGAACCTCCAGGACCACCTGGCCTCGGGCGTCATCCTGCACTGCCCCAGGCGGGTCACGCTCGCGGGCGCCGAGTCGGTCGCCAACCTGCTCCGCTTCCTGGTCGGCCGTAACGGCATGCTGACCTCGAACGTCGGCGAGGCCGTGGCCTTCATCCGCACCTCCCCGGGAGAGCCCGCCCCCGACATCGAGCTGATCTTCGCGCCCGGCCCGTTCATCGACCACGGCCTCACCCCGCCGCCCGGCCACGGCCTGACCATCGCCTCGATCCTGCTCCAGCCGGAGAGCCGCGGCCGCGTCTCGCTCAACGGCCGCGACGTGGTGATCGACCCCGCCTACCTGACGGCGGAGGCCGACGTCCGGCGGCAGGTCGCCGGGTTGCGGATGGCCAGGGAGCTGTTCGCCACCGAGGCGCTCAGGCCGTTCGCCGGGCCGCCGATGAATCCGTACTGGGGCGCGGAGACCGACGAGGAGCTCGACCGCTGGATCCGCGAGCGCAGCGAGACCCTCTACCACCCGGTGGGCACCTGCCGGATGGGAGAGGACGCCGAGGCGGTGGTGGACCCGGCGCTGAGGGTCCGCGGGATCGGAGGCCTCCGGGTCGTCGACGCCTCGGTCATGCCGGTCATCAACCGGGGCCACACCCACGCCCCCACCGTGATGATCGCGGAAAAGGCCGCCGACCTCATCACCCGCGCCGGGTGA
- a CDS encoding long-chain-fatty-acid--CoA ligase: MLNLSIALEDSAREQPDRTALVFGDLRLPYSLVNTIANQVANLLVSRGVGKGDRVALACPNLPYFPFVYYGILKTGATVVPLNVLLQSREIAYHLEDCEAKALFCFEGTPELPLGERGRAGFDQAAATEHFFVLPAAAFATESEYGETLWAALDGVPGEFSTVQTAPDDTAVILYTSGTTGQPKGAELSHQNMLLNAMVSDEMFPRSEGGDAFLAALPLFHSFGQTTVMNLGFRRRATVVLMPRFEPGPALELMRAENITLFAGVPTMYWAMLSKIHADGDEVPTSLKVAVAGGASSPVEVLKDFEATFGIGILEGYGLSETSPVASFNQLGRPTKPGTIGTPIWGVEMRLVDSEWKTVEGEGPGEIAIRGHNVMKGYYNRPEATAEVMNDGWFRTGDIATRDADGYYAIIDRAKDMIIRGGFNVYPREIEEVLMTHPGVSLAAVVGISHNSHGEEVKAYIIRAPGVSVSEEELVAWCKENMAAYKYPRIVEFRDALPMTATGKILKRELR; this comes from the coding sequence ATGCTCAACCTGTCGATCGCGCTGGAGGACAGCGCCCGGGAGCAGCCCGACCGCACCGCACTGGTCTTCGGTGATCTGAGGCTGCCGTACTCCCTGGTCAACACCATCGCGAACCAGGTTGCCAACCTGCTTGTCTCCCGGGGCGTCGGCAAGGGCGACCGGGTCGCGCTGGCCTGCCCCAACCTGCCCTACTTCCCCTTCGTGTACTACGGGATCCTCAAGACCGGCGCCACGGTCGTGCCGCTCAACGTGCTGCTGCAGTCCAGGGAGATCGCCTATCACCTGGAGGACTGCGAGGCCAAGGCTCTGTTCTGCTTCGAGGGCACGCCGGAGCTGCCGCTGGGCGAGCGCGGGCGGGCGGGCTTCGACCAGGCCGCCGCGACGGAGCACTTCTTCGTGCTGCCGGCCGCCGCGTTCGCCACCGAGTCCGAGTACGGCGAGACGCTGTGGGCGGCGCTGGACGGCGTGCCGGGCGAGTTCTCGACCGTGCAGACCGCGCCGGACGACACCGCGGTGATCCTCTACACCAGCGGCACCACCGGCCAGCCCAAGGGCGCCGAGCTCAGCCACCAGAACATGCTGCTCAACGCCATGGTCTCGGATGAGATGTTCCCGCGCAGCGAGGGCGGCGACGCCTTCCTGGCGGCGCTGCCGCTGTTCCACTCCTTCGGCCAGACCACCGTCATGAACCTCGGCTTCCGCCGCCGGGCGACCGTGGTGCTCATGCCGCGCTTCGAGCCCGGCCCGGCCCTGGAGCTGATGCGCGCCGAGAACATCACGCTGTTCGCGGGCGTGCCGACCATGTACTGGGCCATGCTGTCGAAGATCCACGCCGACGGCGACGAGGTGCCCACCTCGCTCAAGGTCGCGGTCGCGGGTGGCGCCTCCTCCCCCGTCGAGGTGCTCAAGGACTTCGAGGCCACCTTCGGCATCGGCATCCTGGAGGGCTACGGCCTGTCGGAGACCTCCCCGGTGGCCAGCTTCAACCAGCTCGGCAGGCCCACCAAGCCCGGCACGATCGGCACGCCGATCTGGGGCGTGGAGATGAGGCTGGTCGACAGCGAGTGGAAGACGGTCGAGGGCGAGGGCCCCGGTGAGATCGCGATCCGCGGCCACAACGTGATGAAGGGCTACTACAACCGGCCCGAGGCGACCGCCGAGGTCATGAACGACGGCTGGTTCCGCACCGGCGACATCGCCACCCGCGACGCCGACGGCTACTACGCGATCATCGACCGGGCCAAGGACATGATCATCCGGGGCGGCTTCAACGTCTACCCGCGCGAGATCGAAGAGGTCCTGATGACCCACCCCGGGGTCTCCCTCGCCGCGGTGGTCGGGATCTCCCACAACTCGCACGGCGAGGAGGTCAAGGCCTACATCATCCGCGCTCCCGGCGTGTCCGTCAGCGAGGAGGAGCTGGTCGCCTGGTGCAAGGAGAACATGGCGGCCTACAAGTATCCGCGGATCGTCGAGTTCCGTGACGCCCTTCCGATGACCGCCACCGGGAAGATCCTCAAGCGCGAGCTCAGGTGA